The Bacillus horti genome includes a window with the following:
- the rbsK gene encoding ribokinase, whose product MPKIAVVGSINLDYVVETNVLPDAGETVLGQGYFFSHGGKGANQAVAASRLGADVFMFGSLGQDETGYSSKENLIHHDINIDHVQEITKAPSGVAFIEVCHSENRIIVVPGANEYTDTAYIKKVANELLAYDVIVFQLETPLEMLEYIIPILHEKGKTTIVNPAPAQRLSENLIEKTTYLTPNEYEYAIIFGIDSDQGSDKSSLNEEALQSFLIKHPNKLVVTCGSKGVCYSDGQDVIWVPPIQVDPVDSTGAGDTFSGAFAVGIAEGKSLYDSIQFANIAAGLSVMRRGAQSGMPTRAEVEQRAKEEVMKHEAKGHLNAN is encoded by the coding sequence ATGCCAAAAATTGCAGTAGTAGGAAGCATAAATTTAGATTATGTGGTGGAGACAAATGTGTTGCCAGACGCCGGAGAAACAGTTTTGGGTCAAGGCTACTTCTTCTCCCATGGAGGGAAAGGAGCCAATCAAGCGGTTGCTGCTTCAAGGCTAGGTGCAGATGTGTTTATGTTTGGTTCGCTTGGCCAAGATGAAACCGGTTACAGTTCCAAGGAAAATCTCATCCACCACGATATCAACATAGATCACGTACAAGAAATAACAAAAGCTCCGTCAGGCGTAGCATTTATTGAGGTCTGTCATAGTGAAAACCGAATTATTGTCGTTCCAGGAGCGAATGAGTACACAGATACAGCTTATATTAAAAAGGTAGCTAATGAGCTGTTGGCCTATGATGTGATTGTTTTTCAGCTTGAGACTCCATTAGAGATGTTGGAATATATCATTCCTATCCTTCATGAGAAAGGGAAAACAACCATTGTGAATCCAGCACCGGCTCAGAGGCTTAGTGAAAACTTAATTGAAAAAACAACCTATCTAACTCCAAATGAATATGAATACGCCATTATATTTGGGATAGATTCTGATCAGGGTTCGGACAAGAGTAGCTTGAATGAAGAAGCGCTCCAGTCGTTTCTGATAAAGCACCCAAATAAATTAGTGGTCACTTGTGGGTCTAAAGGTGTTTGTTACTCTGATGGGCAGGATGTGATATGGGTGCCTCCCATACAGGTTGATCCTGTAGATTCTACTGGAGCAGGGGATACATTTTCGGGGGCTTTTGCCGTAGGGATTGCTGAAGGTAAAAGCTTGTACGACAGCATTCAGTTTGCCAACATTGCTGCAGGATTATCTGTTATGAGAAGGGGTGCTCAAAGTGGAATGCCTACAAGGGCAGAGGTTGAGCAAAGAGCTAAGGAAGAGGTGATGAAACATGAAGCTAAAGGCCACCTTAACGCGAATTAG
- a CDS encoding DUF4387 domain-containing protein yields the protein MSNSEISLFELAKVLRSKNSGPFELTLDVLFDSEEKYERVKRSGVITVERICELYNIQKEDVHHLIFFDQALGFKVTMARDISSGTVGDRDVYGAQQHAPLMKLMIP from the coding sequence ATGTCAAACTCAGAAATATCATTGTTTGAGCTAGCAAAGGTGCTTCGAAGTAAAAATTCTGGTCCGTTTGAGCTAACCCTAGATGTTTTGTTTGACTCGGAGGAAAAATATGAACGAGTGAAGCGTTCAGGTGTCATAACCGTAGAACGGATCTGTGAGCTCTATAACATACAGAAAGAGGATGTACACCATCTGATATTCTTCGATCAAGCGCTGGGATTCAAGGTCACAATGGCAAGAGATATTTCCTCTGGAACTGTTGGAGATCGTGATGTGTATGGAGCACAGCAGCATGCTCCATTAATGAAGCTGATGATTCCATAA
- a CDS encoding ADP-ribosylglycohydrolase family protein has protein sequence MLSREDWYEKAYGCLIGLSVADALGAPTEGMSVYEIKEQFGWIDNFVSDDPVGTDDTEYAMLTAKIILKYGKNLSYEHMTKEWFETLADQKGFKKGGFSEVCAINNLRKGLKAPHTGTDNHQLWSDGVAMRIAPIGIYSAGDPEEAVRLAEIEARVSHDRDGVYCGQALAASVAYAMTGSAWEEVIQTGLNFIPRDSWTYRKIDSAVEIGLKYSNVQDAVEELYNKVSIFYYPWADMAPEATALAYGVFAAAKGDYIPAVLGGTNVGRDSDTIAAMNGAMAGALHGARAVPVEWQNRINIIRGVCIQATAGMDVREISAQFADALVRRGSDE, from the coding sequence ATGTTAAGTCGTGAGGATTGGTATGAAAAGGCGTATGGGTGCTTAATCGGTCTTTCTGTGGCTGATGCACTTGGAGCTCCAACAGAGGGTATGAGTGTGTACGAAATTAAGGAGCAGTTTGGTTGGATTGATAATTTTGTTTCGGATGATCCAGTAGGGACGGATGACACAGAATATGCCATGCTTACAGCTAAGATCATTTTGAAGTATGGAAAGAATTTAAGCTATGAACATATGACCAAGGAGTGGTTTGAAACACTTGCTGATCAAAAAGGCTTCAAAAAAGGAGGCTTTAGTGAGGTTTGCGCCATTAATAATCTACGAAAAGGACTGAAGGCTCCGCATACAGGGACTGACAATCATCAGCTGTGGAGCGACGGTGTAGCTATGCGGATCGCACCTATTGGAATCTATAGTGCTGGCGATCCAGAGGAGGCTGTCCGCTTAGCTGAGATTGAGGCAAGAGTTAGCCATGATCGTGATGGCGTCTATTGTGGACAAGCTCTTGCAGCGAGTGTGGCCTATGCCATGACAGGAAGCGCTTGGGAAGAGGTTATTCAAACAGGTCTGAACTTTATCCCTAGGGATTCTTGGACATATAGGAAAATTGATTCGGCTGTAGAGATAGGCTTGAAATATAGCAATGTTCAGGATGCCGTTGAAGAGCTTTACAACAAAGTTTCGATCTTTTATTATCCATGGGCAGACATGGCTCCAGAAGCAACAGCGCTAGCGTATGGCGTATTTGCTGCTGCAAAGGGTGATTACATTCCAGCTGTGTTAGGTGGGACAAATGTCGGCCGTGACTCAGATACGATTGCAGCCATGAATGGAGCTATGGCAGGAGCATTACATGGAGCAAGAGCAGTACCAGTAGAGTGGCAAAATCGAATTAACATTATTCGTGGAGTATGTATTCAAGCAACGGCAGGGATGGATGTGCGGGAGATTTCAGCTCAATTTGCTGATGCTCTAGTAAGGAGGGGTTCTGATGAGTAA
- a CDS encoding carbohydrate ABC transporter permease encodes MKKFDWKQGVLYFVLFLITLTVLIPLLNLLAQSFTDPLRVSELSGLSILPKGFSTINYQLLLSNPLIIKSIFNTLYITLVGTFLNLLLTSLAAYVLARTQFVGKKLIMFFFIALMVFEPGLIPEYMLVRDLGLLDTYSSLILYKAINIFYLFILMRFFEDVPESILEAARLDGAGHFRIYTRIMIPLSKPGLATMGLFYGVYHWNEYFRATIYLNDQNKWPLQVVLRQFVVEQDNTTLLGAQNLLSYDQIAALDFGSLQAGTIMIAIVPLLVLYPIILKYYAKGALEGGVKD; translated from the coding sequence GTGAAAAAGTTTGATTGGAAGCAAGGTGTCCTTTATTTTGTGCTATTTCTGATTACGCTTACAGTATTAATTCCATTGTTAAATTTACTGGCTCAATCCTTTACAGATCCATTAAGAGTGAGTGAATTAAGTGGATTATCTATATTACCTAAAGGCTTCTCTACGATTAACTATCAGCTTTTGCTTTCTAATCCATTGATTATAAAAAGTATCTTTAACACGCTGTATATTACTCTTGTAGGTACCTTCTTGAACTTATTGTTAACGTCATTAGCTGCTTATGTGTTAGCACGTACTCAATTTGTTGGGAAAAAGCTGATTATGTTTTTCTTCATCGCTCTTATGGTGTTTGAGCCTGGCTTGATTCCTGAGTACATGCTCGTTAGAGATTTAGGCCTTCTAGACACGTATTCTTCCTTAATTTTATACAAGGCGATTAATATCTTTTATCTTTTTATCCTCATGCGTTTCTTTGAGGACGTACCTGAAAGTATTTTGGAGGCGGCTCGTCTTGACGGGGCCGGACATTTTAGAATTTACACGAGAATCATGATTCCACTGTCTAAGCCTGGTTTGGCTACGATGGGCTTGTTTTACGGGGTGTATCACTGGAATGAATATTTCAGAGCAACGATTTATCTAAATGATCAAAACAAATGGCCTTTACAGGTTGTATTGAGGCAGTTTGTTGTTGAACAGGATAACACGACATTATTAGGAGCGCAGAATTTGCTGTCCTATGATCAAATTGCAGCACTTGATTTTGGATCATTACAGGCAGGAACCATTATGATTGCTATTGTTCCGCTGCTTGTGCTCTATCCTATTATTCTGAAGTATTATGCCAAAGGTGCTTTGGAAGGAGGGGTTAAGGATTAA
- a CDS encoding ADP-ribosylglycohydrolase family protein: MSKSTIDRIYGSLLGLAMGDSIGFSAMYHRTVVLPKKRRGRLWNFTKLTDEHRINKMSLPFTHAMEESILELSGTDDTEFTVVAAKMLMDCKGEFSNAALLDGWKRYVVEHGDRIWSGVSERASIENITNGILPPASGNDNPHHYDDGAVARAVPIGLICQGQPEKAAEIAKSMASITNAEDGVFAAQAMAASIAVAMTGAEPQEVVQAGLRYVPEDSWLGRKVKQAQDIMASSMDSPFSAIPALHNQVVNAIYNYANIAPETLAVAYAIFSGTKGRLEEGIQLASLLPKQADSMPAMVGALAGALQGADVVTEAWRESLDPVKGICIPSIEGSSLWQIANDLNTYYR, from the coding sequence ATGAGTAAGTCAACGATTGATCGCATATACGGATCACTATTAGGTTTAGCTATGGGGGATTCTATTGGCTTTTCAGCTATGTATCATCGCACGGTCGTACTTCCAAAAAAGCGTAGAGGGAGACTGTGGAATTTTACCAAGCTAACAGATGAGCATCGGATCAACAAGATGTCTCTTCCTTTTACACATGCTATGGAAGAAAGCATTCTTGAGCTATCAGGTACAGACGATACTGAGTTTACTGTTGTTGCAGCGAAGATGCTAATGGACTGTAAAGGGGAATTTTCTAACGCTGCCCTTCTTGATGGCTGGAAGAGGTATGTGGTTGAGCATGGGGATCGTATTTGGAGTGGTGTAAGTGAACGCGCTTCCATTGAAAATATTACTAATGGCATTCTTCCACCCGCTTCAGGAAATGACAATCCGCATCACTATGATGATGGAGCAGTAGCAAGAGCTGTACCTATCGGATTAATCTGTCAGGGCCAGCCAGAAAAGGCAGCTGAAATCGCTAAAAGCATGGCTTCCATCACGAATGCTGAGGATGGAGTTTTTGCCGCCCAAGCAATGGCAGCAAGTATAGCTGTTGCTATGACAGGAGCAGAGCCTCAAGAAGTTGTACAGGCTGGTTTGCGTTATGTGCCAGAGGATTCATGGCTTGGCAGAAAGGTGAAGCAGGCTCAAGATATAATGGCAAGCTCGATGGATTCACCATTTTCAGCGATTCCTGCGTTGCATAACCAAGTGGTGAATGCCATCTATAACTATGCGAATATTGCTCCAGAAACGCTGGCCGTAGCTTATGCCATTTTTAGCGGAACTAAGGGAAGACTAGAGGAAGGAATTCAGCTAGCATCCCTTTTGCCAAAGCAGGCGGATAGTATGCCAGCAATGGTAGGAGCTCTTGCAGGTGCTTTACAAGGAGCTGATGTGGTCACGGAAGCCTGGAGAGAATCTTTAGATCCTGTTAAAGGCATTTGTATCCCTTCCATAGAAGGCTCCTCGCTTTGGCAGATCGCCAACGACTTAAACACTTACTATAGGTAA
- a CDS encoding acyclic terpene utilization AtuA family protein, with protein MSKEINILAPCGMLGYGFPLSSFMNGLEHELHGIVVDAGSTDAGPHKLGAGVPIVSKRAAKKDLEHIVKHGVARNIPVVIGSAGGAGAKPHVEWTLDIIKEILQEANLKAKIAVIWTDFSSETIIKANQEGRITPLTSNIHELTDELIQESNSIVAQMGHEPIVEALKNEADIIVCGRAYDPSPFAAIGIYHGMDPGLAYHLGKILECGALCAEPGTTKDSILGTIKDDSFTVQSLNPARSCNAISVAAHTFYEKEHPYLLHGPGLVLDLSESEFKELGEGVVQVSKSKLHQAEKYFVKLEGARKVAYRTFVIAGVRDPILIENIEEIERRVEEQVLDYYEEISKDQYNINFYNYGINAVLGEKEKEAFTGHEIGVLFEVIADTQELANSICSSVRSTFLHFGYEERKSTAGNLAFPFAPSDVEFGPVYEFSIYHLMEIDENPFSIEYLEN; from the coding sequence ATGAGTAAAGAAATTAACATTCTTGCACCCTGTGGCATGTTAGGCTATGGATTTCCCTTAAGCTCCTTCATGAATGGTCTAGAGCATGAGCTTCATGGGATAGTAGTAGATGCAGGGTCAACGGATGCTGGACCACATAAGCTAGGTGCTGGTGTCCCTATTGTGAGCAAAAGGGCAGCAAAGAAGGATCTAGAGCATATCGTTAAGCACGGCGTAGCTCGAAACATTCCTGTAGTGATAGGTTCAGCTGGTGGGGCTGGAGCAAAGCCTCATGTAGAGTGGACATTAGATATTATTAAAGAGATCTTACAGGAGGCTAACCTGAAAGCCAAAATTGCAGTCATCTGGACTGACTTTAGTAGTGAGACGATTATAAAAGCGAACCAAGAGGGGAGAATTACACCACTTACTTCGAACATTCACGAGTTAACGGATGAGCTGATTCAAGAGTCCAATAGTATTGTGGCTCAAATGGGGCATGAGCCTATAGTTGAAGCCCTTAAGAATGAGGCAGATATTATAGTTTGTGGAAGAGCGTATGATCCTTCTCCGTTTGCAGCGATTGGAATTTATCATGGAATGGATCCGGGTTTAGCGTATCATCTTGGAAAAATTCTCGAATGTGGGGCGTTGTGTGCAGAGCCTGGTACAACAAAGGATAGCATTTTGGGGACGATTAAGGACGATAGCTTTACGGTACAATCTTTAAATCCTGCTAGATCATGTAATGCTATTAGTGTGGCTGCACATACTTTTTACGAAAAAGAACACCCCTATCTTTTACATGGACCAGGGCTAGTTCTAGATTTAAGTGAAAGTGAGTTTAAGGAGCTAGGTGAAGGTGTTGTTCAGGTCAGCAAAAGTAAGCTGCATCAAGCAGAGAAGTATTTCGTCAAGCTTGAAGGAGCCAGAAAGGTTGCTTACCGAACGTTCGTTATTGCTGGTGTAAGAGACCCAATATTAATTGAAAATATAGAGGAAATTGAAAGAAGAGTAGAGGAGCAAGTACTAGACTATTACGAGGAAATTTCAAAGGATCAGTATAACATTAATTTCTATAATTATGGCATTAATGCTGTGTTAGGGGAGAAGGAGAAGGAGGCTTTTACAGGACATGAAATTGGTGTTTTGTTTGAAGTCATAGCGGATACTCAGGAGCTAGCGAATAGTATATGTTCAAGTGTTCGTTCTACGTTCTTACATTTTGGTTACGAGGAACGTAAATCGACGGCAGGAAACCTAGCTTTTCCTTTTGCGCCAAGTGATGTTGAGTTTGGACCAGTCTACGAGTTTTCTATATATCATTTAATGGAGATTGATGAGAACCCATTCTCTATTGAATATTTAGAGAATTGA
- a CDS encoding ABC transporter permease produces MKLKATLTRIRKDWVIYAMLLPAITYFAIFHVVPLIGMKLAFQDYRILGSNEWVGWKHFVTLFSSPAFTNVLTNTIVISMMKIIFFFPVPIIMSLLINEIRFSAYRKYVQSVVYLPHFLSWVVIAGIWISILHPDGAVNVIRNFFQLPSMDFMTSKEHIRWVLVFSEMWRSAGWDSIIYLAAIMKISPSLYEAARIDGASAWQQMRYITLPALASTVITVFILNLGFFMNAGFDQVFNLMNNSVISVIDILDTYVYRIGLIGGQYSIATAASLFKGVIGLILILGTHFISKRLTGKGVW; encoded by the coding sequence ATGAAGCTAAAGGCCACCTTAACGCGAATTAGAAAAGACTGGGTTATCTATGCGATGCTTTTGCCAGCTATCACGTATTTTGCGATTTTTCATGTCGTGCCTCTAATAGGGATGAAGCTGGCTTTTCAGGATTATCGAATTCTAGGCAGTAATGAATGGGTTGGCTGGAAGCACTTCGTGACTCTTTTTAGCTCGCCAGCGTTTACGAATGTGTTAACGAACACGATTGTTATCAGTATGATGAAAATTATCTTTTTCTTCCCTGTTCCGATCATTATGTCTTTGCTTATTAATGAAATCAGGTTCAGTGCTTATCGGAAATATGTGCAATCTGTTGTGTATTTGCCTCACTTTTTATCATGGGTTGTCATTGCAGGGATATGGATTTCTATTTTACATCCCGATGGAGCGGTTAACGTGATACGTAACTTCTTTCAGCTTCCATCTATGGATTTTATGACAAGCAAAGAGCATATTCGATGGGTGCTTGTTTTCTCAGAAATGTGGCGTAGTGCTGGGTGGGATTCTATTATCTATTTAGCAGCTATTATGAAAATTAGTCCTTCGCTTTATGAGGCAGCAAGAATAGATGGAGCATCTGCTTGGCAGCAAATGAGATATATTACACTTCCTGCTTTAGCTAGTACTGTAATCACTGTTTTTATCCTAAATTTAGGGTTCTTTATGAACGCAGGCTTTGATCAGGTATTTAATCTGATGAACAACTCGGTTATAAGTGTGATTGATATTTTAGATACGTATGTCTATCGGATTGGATTAATCGGTGGGCAGTATTCCATTGCTACAGCAGCTAGCTTGTTTAAGGGAGTCATTGGTCTGATTTTGATTTTAGGTACACATTTTATTTCGAAGCGCCTTACAGGCAAGGGTGTATGGTAA